A single Phycisphaerae bacterium DNA region contains:
- a CDS encoding response regulator, with the protein MPGQSNLVKTVRLNEEELKAVLDRLDAAETQAVKRKRRSERFDYRVKNCVVNFHSSGAGSAAFYLVPTRNISAGGMAFLHGGFVYPGTHCVIQLISKFGSWKNVEARVARCDYVVGAVHEIGVAFSGEIDPAEFCTQAVKTRVLLAEDDASVAKIAKLFLSQLKAEVDYVENGALAVDLASQNIYDAILMDVDMPVLSGLDAVRKLREHGYSGVIVAVTSMTQPEDRDRCLNAGFDRYMPKPFDRDGIGELIESLKQEPLVSAFAQDPLMMDAVREYVMELPSRIRMIEDAVRGGDKRGLEKLCRGLKGEAGVFGFDPISSAAAQVEKLLIERGSESDLKRQVESLMKLCYLARSTPRRQQAQAAQPANSDAAAGPEPADPKSLPDQ; encoded by the coding sequence GTGCCAGGCCAGTCCAATTTAGTCAAAACGGTTCGCCTCAATGAAGAAGAACTCAAAGCGGTTCTGGATCGCCTGGATGCGGCCGAGACACAGGCCGTCAAGCGCAAACGGCGAAGCGAACGATTCGATTATCGTGTCAAGAACTGTGTCGTGAACTTTCATTCCTCCGGCGCAGGCTCAGCGGCTTTCTATCTGGTCCCCACGCGAAATATCAGTGCCGGCGGAATGGCATTCCTTCACGGCGGCTTCGTGTATCCCGGCACGCATTGCGTGATCCAACTCATCAGCAAGTTCGGATCCTGGAAGAACGTTGAAGCCCGCGTGGCGCGGTGCGACTACGTCGTTGGCGCTGTCCACGAGATCGGCGTTGCGTTTTCCGGAGAGATCGATCCCGCCGAATTCTGTACCCAGGCCGTGAAGACGCGCGTGCTGTTGGCGGAGGATGATGCTTCCGTTGCAAAGATCGCGAAGCTGTTCCTCTCACAGCTCAAGGCCGAAGTCGATTATGTGGAGAACGGTGCGCTGGCCGTCGATCTGGCATCCCAGAACATCTACGACGCAATTCTCATGGACGTGGACATGCCGGTGCTCAGCGGACTGGACGCGGTTCGGAAGCTTCGCGAGCACGGATATTCCGGCGTCATCGTCGCTGTCACGTCGATGACGCAGCCCGAGGACCGCGATCGCTGCCTGAACGCGGGCTTCGATCGCTACATGCCGAAACCATTCGATCGAGATGGTATCGGAGAGCTGATTGAGTCGCTCAAGCAGGAACCCCTGGTCAGCGCCTTCGCGCAGGACCCCCTGATGATGGATGCCGTTCGCGAGTATGTTATGGAACTGCCGTCGCGAATTCGCATGATTGAGGACGCCGTGCGCGGTGGCGACAAGCGCGGTCTCGAAAAGCTCTGTCGGGGACTCAAGGGCGAAGCCGGTGTGTTCGGCTTTGACCCGATCTCGTCCGCCGCGGCACAGGTTGAGAAACTGCTGATAGAACGGGGGTCGGAATCAGATCTGAAGCGGCAAGTCGAATCGCTGATGAAGCTGTGCTACCTGGCGAGATCGACGCCCCGACGTCAGCAGGCGCAAGCGGCGCAACCGGCCAATTCCGATGCCGCCGCCGGTCCGGAGCCGGCCGATCCGAAGAGCCTTCCCGACCAGTAA
- a CDS encoding serine/threonine protein kinase: MKPSTAIEGFALCAWVMKMTEKESSLFANNQTSVDPFSMPDATKTQVIGDPPSKQAGTPSVAVAPASWDSTAAHEVDGEAVGHCDIESMIKDYRIIRTVSETSTSIVYKAEDARTKRRVAIKVIYNRDIPDFDRINRARVEIDRLRHLAHPGLAALLDAGTTREGHCYIVSEFIKGVTLNEYLSIHKLSLDDRLSIFARICEAVHYAHQRCLLHRDLRPSNILIDGKCSPKLVGFGVAGVTDVDIVPVREDFAKRELREFLVYKSPEQVSGRLFDLDVRSDVYTLGVILYELLTDRLPYSCDSQNAGEIVQAVSNEMPPKPSSIKASLRGDLEAIVLKAMEKQPVDRYQNVLALLHDLENYFDRRPVGARRAGAMYEFRKLATRYKSRTISVVIMTLAVLAFGLHIHMTTRQAGHRRVVEVEQQLGTQLALEKTARDIAAREREAAVAALATERAEREAINARMQEVQAQLADFDALRDRLTRRAETAEARADAMQSISRFWAVMLSSPKSGAVKWPGLGEMLEQASSRIERDFSDNPAGRATLLNDLGSLMTAAGDPTRAAAFLNDALSIRSDTLGEANADTIESMNNLASALFATGDTSSAEPVCRRLLAATESAFGADDPRTLTAANNLAMTLYPQKKLSEAETLLQRALAGRREALGADDRRTGATAHSLGLVLFDQGRFDASAEAFREALNCFGEKLPRSHVKVVDTQSRLGASLAASGRFDEAEPYLIDSFDALQAKLGRLHPDVIAARQRIIEMYRTWGKPEKAADFEQ, from the coding sequence GTGAAGCCTTCAACGGCGATTGAAGGCTTCGCCCTCTGCGCGTGGGTGATGAAAATGACTGAAAAGGAATCATCATTGTTCGCAAACAATCAGACGAGTGTCGATCCATTCAGCATGCCTGACGCGACCAAGACGCAAGTCATCGGCGATCCCCCTTCAAAGCAGGCGGGCACGCCCTCCGTTGCGGTCGCACCCGCCTCCTGGGATTCGACCGCCGCGCACGAAGTCGATGGCGAAGCCGTCGGCCACTGCGATATCGAGTCGATGATCAAGGATTACCGAATCATTCGCACAGTGAGCGAGACGTCCACGAGCATCGTGTACAAAGCCGAGGACGCGCGAACCAAACGCCGCGTTGCGATCAAGGTGATCTACAATCGCGACATACCCGACTTCGATCGAATCAACCGCGCGCGCGTCGAGATTGATCGACTGCGCCATCTGGCCCATCCCGGATTGGCTGCGCTTCTGGATGCGGGAACGACACGCGAAGGCCACTGCTACATCGTGAGCGAATTCATCAAGGGCGTCACGCTCAACGAGTACCTGTCGATTCACAAGCTGTCACTCGACGATCGGCTCTCGATCTTCGCGCGAATCTGCGAGGCCGTTCACTACGCTCATCAGCGCTGCCTTCTGCACCGGGACCTGCGGCCGAGCAACATCCTGATTGACGGCAAGTGCAGCCCGAAGCTCGTCGGCTTTGGTGTCGCCGGCGTGACCGATGTGGACATCGTGCCGGTCCGTGAGGATTTCGCCAAACGCGAATTGCGTGAGTTCCTCGTATACAAAAGTCCCGAGCAGGTCTCGGGACGGCTTTTCGATCTCGATGTACGCAGCGATGTCTATACACTCGGCGTGATTCTGTATGAACTGCTGACGGACCGCCTGCCATACAGTTGTGATTCTCAGAATGCCGGGGAAATTGTTCAGGCGGTCAGCAATGAGATGCCGCCCAAGCCCAGCAGCATCAAGGCCAGCCTGCGCGGCGATCTGGAAGCCATCGTACTGAAAGCGATGGAAAAACAGCCGGTCGACCGCTATCAGAATGTGCTCGCATTGTTGCACGATCTGGAGAACTACTTCGACCGGCGTCCTGTCGGCGCTCGCCGCGCGGGGGCGATGTATGAGTTTCGGAAGCTGGCGACGCGATACAAGTCGCGCACCATCTCGGTCGTTATCATGACCCTGGCCGTACTGGCATTCGGTTTGCACATTCACATGACCACTCGACAGGCGGGCCACCGGCGCGTTGTCGAAGTTGAGCAGCAGCTGGGCACGCAACTTGCCCTCGAAAAAACCGCGCGAGACATTGCCGCCCGGGAACGCGAAGCCGCGGTGGCCGCACTCGCGACCGAGCGTGCGGAGCGCGAGGCCATCAATGCACGAATGCAAGAAGTACAGGCGCAACTGGCGGATTTTGATGCTCTGCGTGATCGACTCACCCGGCGGGCCGAGACGGCCGAAGCGCGAGCCGACGCGATGCAGTCGATCTCCCGCTTCTGGGCTGTGATGTTGTCGTCGCCGAAGAGCGGCGCGGTGAAATGGCCGGGACTGGGCGAGATGCTGGAGCAGGCCTCGTCCAGAATCGAGAGGGACTTTTCAGACAACCCGGCTGGTCGTGCCACACTCCTGAACGACCTGGGCAGCCTGATGACGGCAGCGGGCGATCCGACGAGAGCCGCCGCCTTTCTCAACGATGCACTGTCGATTCGCAGCGACACGCTCGGCGAAGCCAATGCAGACACCATTGAGTCGATGAATAATCTGGCCTCGGCATTGTTCGCCACCGGCGACACGTCGAGTGCGGAACCCGTCTGCCGACGGCTCTTGGCTGCCACCGAAAGCGCCTTCGGGGCGGATGACCCTCGAACACTGACTGCGGCGAACAATCTTGCGATGACGCTCTATCCTCAGAAGAAGCTTTCGGAGGCGGAGACGCTGCTTCAGCGGGCGCTCGCGGGTCGCCGAGAAGCCCTTGGCGCGGATGACCGCCGCACGGGTGCGACGGCGCATTCGCTCGGACTGGTTCTGTTCGACCAAGGCCGCTTCGATGCTTCCGCGGAGGCTTTCCGGGAAGCACTGAACTGCTTCGGCGAAAAACTGCCCAGGTCGCACGTGAAGGTCGTGGACACGCAGAGCCGTCTCGGCGCTTCGCTTGCGGCGTCCGGCCGGTTCGACGAGGCGGAACCGTACCTGATTGATTCCTTTGATGCCCTTCAAGCAAAGTTGGGACGATTGCATCCGGATGTGATTGCCGCGCGGCAACGCATCATTGAAATGTATCGGACATGGGGCAAGCCCGAGAAGGCGGCAGACTTCGAGCAGTAA
- a CDS encoding type II and III secretion system protein family protein: MNANSAPISGWSGVAVARELVLACECARTAWIVSAAGFERGRIGPYNPGDGATGERPGIGSSIDTATQSESDDFDYEGWAIGPAATPAAAADEPNDRADSAETLDDFDGWDIAPISECLTGAFAKPSATPRAVDHRAAGADSQISMNALNATPQRSGISVIHTAPVVSTVRYDPVRSDDPADFGDSDSESDDFDSTEGFQDFTMPAPRTSEPQPIIHQSKATGVQAATVTTAGRQDTPSAAASAGDVGLTRTSQSGISITNMTQRDRPTELVRLCTNTSVELDLSGPVDAVNIVDPNIADIIVPTPTRVIVVGKTSGTTQLVLTLGQGAAQQHRVVQVYVEPNVLVLTDLIRSLAPRADVRVASLNGQLVLQGIVSDPITARQIEELARAYQGRDVINHLSVSGTQQTLLRVVVAEINKEALRNLGFNWAIGASDWSRDFFFANNVGSLNPTTFTSSGLANVLNGQQLYSVGAVGNGTNTNVTFGFPKAELQIFMNALRTNGLARTLAEPNLVAISGQTATFLAGGEVPIPVAQGGAVAGAITIEYKEFGVRLAFTPTVGADQIIRLHVMTEVSDAVPGSRQIDTIPVFTFRTRRVESTIECPNGKTFAIAGLLNESVNAIASKIPGLGDVPVLGQLFSSVDYQRSNTELVVLVTPHLVEALEPGQVPPVPGQLMQHPDDWELFGLGMLEGAAPPNRQQSSKPDSNQSENSSGTVVHAAPKRSIHSRLQGNWGIEEREPGALSD, encoded by the coding sequence ATGAATGCCAATTCGGCTCCGATCAGCGGATGGAGTGGCGTTGCGGTTGCGCGGGAGCTGGTCCTGGCATGCGAATGTGCCCGAACCGCCTGGATCGTGTCCGCAGCCGGGTTCGAACGCGGCCGGATCGGCCCGTACAATCCTGGCGACGGTGCGACGGGAGAACGGCCGGGCATCGGGTCTTCGATTGATACCGCAACTCAATCGGAATCAGACGACTTCGACTACGAAGGCTGGGCCATCGGTCCCGCTGCAACTCCGGCAGCCGCCGCTGATGAGCCGAACGATCGCGCCGACTCCGCTGAGACGCTCGACGATTTCGATGGTTGGGACATCGCGCCCATTTCAGAATGTCTCACAGGCGCGTTCGCGAAGCCGTCCGCCACGCCCCGAGCGGTCGACCATCGCGCGGCCGGTGCCGACTCGCAGATCAGCATGAACGCCTTGAATGCAACCCCGCAGCGATCGGGAATCAGCGTCATTCACACCGCTCCGGTGGTCTCGACTGTGCGATACGATCCAGTCCGATCCGACGACCCCGCAGACTTCGGCGATTCCGACTCCGAGTCGGACGATTTTGACTCAACCGAGGGATTTCAGGATTTTACGATGCCGGCGCCGCGCACCTCTGAGCCGCAGCCGATCATTCACCAATCCAAAGCGACGGGCGTCCAGGCGGCGACCGTGACAACGGCGGGCAGGCAGGACACGCCCTCAGCGGCTGCATCGGCCGGCGATGTCGGGCTGACGAGGACGTCGCAGTCGGGGATTTCCATAACCAACATGACACAGCGCGATCGGCCGACTGAGCTGGTGCGACTGTGCACGAACACGTCCGTCGAGCTTGATCTCAGCGGTCCGGTCGATGCGGTGAACATCGTCGATCCGAACATCGCGGATATCATTGTTCCGACGCCGACGCGCGTGATCGTCGTTGGCAAAACGAGCGGCACCACCCAGCTGGTGCTCACTCTTGGACAGGGAGCGGCGCAGCAGCATCGCGTGGTCCAGGTATATGTCGAGCCGAACGTTCTGGTTCTGACCGATCTGATCCGCTCGCTCGCACCTCGGGCTGATGTTCGCGTTGCTTCTCTGAATGGTCAACTCGTTCTTCAGGGAATCGTATCGGACCCGATCACGGCGCGTCAGATCGAGGAACTTGCCCGCGCCTACCAGGGTCGCGATGTGATAAACCATCTCTCGGTCTCCGGCACGCAGCAGACCCTCCTTCGGGTGGTCGTCGCGGAGATCAACAAGGAAGCGCTACGGAATCTCGGGTTCAATTGGGCGATTGGCGCATCGGACTGGTCGCGCGACTTCTTCTTCGCGAACAACGTGGGGAGTTTGAACCCGACCACATTCACTTCGAGCGGACTGGCCAATGTTCTGAACGGTCAGCAGCTCTACAGTGTCGGAGCAGTCGGCAACGGCACGAACACCAACGTGACGTTCGGATTTCCAAAGGCCGAGTTGCAGATCTTCATGAACGCACTCCGTACGAACGGCCTGGCAAGAACGCTGGCCGAGCCGAATCTTGTAGCCATCAGCGGTCAGACGGCGACGTTTCTCGCGGGCGGCGAAGTGCCGATTCCGGTCGCCCAGGGCGGTGCGGTCGCCGGTGCAATCACGATCGAGTACAAGGAATTCGGCGTGCGCCTGGCATTCACGCCAACCGTCGGCGCGGACCAGATCATTCGGCTTCATGTGATGACGGAGGTGAGTGATGCCGTACCGGGTTCACGCCAGATCGACACGATTCCCGTTTTCACGTTCCGCACGCGCCGCGTCGAATCGACCATTGAGTGCCCGAATGGCAAGACCTTTGCAATTGCCGGACTGCTGAACGAATCGGTGAACGCAATCGCCTCAAAGATTCCGGGACTGGGTGATGTGCCGGTCCTCGGTCAGCTATTCAGTTCAGTTGACTATCAACGCTCCAATACGGAACTGGTCGTGCTCGTGACGCCGCATCTTGTCGAAGCGCTCGAGCCGGGGCAGGTTCCGCCGGTTCCCGGCCAGTTGATGCAACATCCGGACGATTGGGAGCTCTTCGGACTGGGCATGCTTGAGGGCGCGGCTCCACCCAATCGACAGCAGAGCAGCAAACCGGACAGCAATCAATCAGAGAACTCGAGCGGCACAGTCGTGCATGCCGCGCCGAAGCGGTCGATTCATTCCCGGTTGCAGGGCAACTGGGGGATTGAGGAGCGTGAACCGGGCGCTTTGTCGGACTGA
- a CDS encoding PilZ domain-containing protein, with product MKFVREANGATVRAAPHRQEERSPYQFEAVVLLDAEGQTSRRRLGVVNLSNSGIMLKGETDIEIGTPVLIELNPDGKPFHVVGEVRHCTQTLGGYKIGVRLKFA from the coding sequence ATGAAATTCGTCAGAGAGGCGAACGGCGCCACCGTGCGGGCCGCCCCGCACCGACAGGAAGAACGGAGCCCTTACCAGTTTGAAGCGGTCGTTCTGCTGGATGCCGAAGGCCAGACATCGCGGCGAAGGCTGGGCGTGGTCAATTTATCGAACAGCGGAATCATGCTGAAAGGCGAAACAGACATCGAGATCGGTACGCCGGTCTTGATTGAGCTCAATCCCGATGGCAAGCCGTTCCATGTCGTCGGCGAGGTCCGTCACTGCACGCAAACTCTGGGCGGTTACAAAATCGGAGTCAGGCTTAAGTTCGCCTGA
- a CDS encoding AAA family ATPase, whose product MSAKKLCIHQIDDPVFRTLTDYKIVATSKNRDELRNIIGAEHVAALIIDLDAQDAFDIVVEALEIRPGLAVIGVTGSNDVNRIIRAQRAGCRQLTCKPLDENDLRSALKRALAESDERPAVGKTIAVIGTQGGAGATTVSCYLAMSIADFSPTLAFLDLDLEFGTVAKAWDLSPRYTIADLREHGEIDRHTLEETLLDLPSGISVLPRPEEIEQSHTIDETLVRNILNTAGSTFPYVVIDLPRKLDAITGAAIEACHKLLIVTQLNVTGILNAGRLHDGLTRFGVPAEKMEFAINRFSKGISPLDVKSLEQKVHKKSIGVIPNHYKSLSVASDLGQPVSESNPVRKAINEIANTLCGREAAPVATGWMARLGFGGSKD is encoded by the coding sequence GTGAGCGCGAAGAAGCTTTGCATCCACCAGATCGACGACCCGGTATTTCGTACGCTGACGGACTACAAGATCGTCGCGACTTCGAAGAACCGGGATGAGTTGCGCAACATCATCGGCGCGGAGCACGTCGCCGCGCTGATTATTGATCTCGATGCACAGGATGCATTTGATATCGTCGTGGAAGCACTGGAAATCAGGCCCGGCCTGGCCGTCATCGGGGTCACGGGCAGCAACGATGTGAACCGGATCATTCGGGCCCAACGCGCAGGCTGCCGTCAACTCACCTGCAAGCCGCTCGATGAAAACGACCTGCGCTCCGCGCTGAAGCGCGCCCTGGCGGAATCGGATGAGCGACCGGCCGTCGGCAAGACCATCGCCGTGATCGGAACACAGGGCGGCGCCGGCGCCACCACGGTGTCATGCTACCTCGCCATGTCGATCGCTGACTTCTCCCCGACACTCGCCTTCCTTGATCTCGATCTCGAATTCGGCACCGTCGCAAAGGCATGGGACCTCAGCCCACGATACACCATTGCCGACCTGCGCGAGCACGGCGAGATCGATCGCCACACGCTCGAAGAAACGCTGCTCGACCTGCCATCCGGAATATCAGTACTGCCAAGGCCGGAAGAGATCGAGCAATCCCACACGATCGACGAGACGCTCGTTCGAAATATTCTGAACACCGCCGGTTCAACTTTCCCGTATGTCGTGATTGATCTTCCACGCAAACTCGACGCGATAACCGGTGCGGCCATCGAAGCATGCCATAAACTGCTGATCGTGACACAACTGAATGTAACCGGCATTCTGAATGCGGGCCGCCTGCACGACGGCCTGACCCGCTTTGGTGTGCCGGCCGAGAAGATGGAATTCGCGATTAACCGCTTTTCGAAGGGAATCTCACCACTCGATGTGAAATCCCTCGAACAAAAGGTCCACAAGAAGTCAATTGGCGTGATTCCGAACCATTACAAGTCCCTTTCCGTGGCGAGCGACCTGGGGCAGCCGGTATCCGAAAGCAACCCCGTTCGAAAGGCAATCAACGAAATCGCTAACACACTTTGCGGGCGAGAGGCCGCGCCCGTGGCCACTGGCTGGATGGCACGACTCGGATTCGGTGGCTCGAAAGACTAA
- the wecB gene encoding UDP-N-acetylglucosamine 2-epimerase (non-hydrolyzing) — protein MSRKTTILITAGTRPEAIKVAPLIRTLQERDFARVRVLATAQHRDLLDQVFRFFNIRPDVDLNIMQPGQTLAELTSRLIPAIDQALAIEQPDIVLAQGDTTTVMTTALACFYRRIPFGHVEAGLRTNDRHYPFPEEINRVIVSRLGDLHFSPTEQTRENLLHEGVSPESIFVTGNTVIDALLWAAAKADLPQTFQPSGGRRMLLVTAHRRENFGEPLREICHAIADLVKLRAVEVVYPVHPNPNVVQMTNEMLGGLPGVQLVPPLDYPQFVAAMKAAHLILTDSGGVQEEAPSLGKPVLVLRDETERPEGVAVGTAALVGPHRERIVSKAIELLDNSASYELMARAHNPFGDGRASERIADALEKFLAGNRA, from the coding sequence ATGAGCCGAAAAACCACCATTCTCATAACGGCCGGCACACGACCCGAAGCGATCAAGGTCGCCCCGTTGATCCGAACCCTTCAGGAGCGGGACTTCGCGCGCGTGAGGGTGCTTGCGACGGCACAGCATCGCGACCTGCTGGATCAGGTCTTCCGATTCTTCAACATCCGGCCGGATGTTGATCTAAATATCATGCAGCCCGGACAGACGCTGGCCGAGCTGACCAGTCGGCTCATTCCGGCGATCGACCAGGCACTTGCAATTGAGCAGCCCGACATCGTTCTCGCGCAGGGCGATACAACAACCGTCATGACGACGGCATTGGCGTGCTTTTACCGTCGAATTCCCTTCGGCCACGTCGAAGCCGGCCTGCGTACGAATGACCGGCATTATCCATTCCCTGAGGAGATCAATCGGGTCATCGTCAGCCGGCTGGGCGATCTGCACTTTTCTCCGACTGAACAGACCCGCGAGAATCTGTTGCACGAAGGCGTCAGCCCGGAGTCCATCTTCGTCACGGGCAACACGGTCATCGACGCGTTGTTGTGGGCCGCCGCAAAGGCCGACCTCCCTCAGACGTTTCAGCCGTCGGGCGGCCGCCGAATGCTGCTGGTCACAGCGCATCGAAGGGAGAATTTCGGCGAACCGCTTCGCGAAATCTGCCACGCCATCGCCGACCTCGTGAAATTGCGAGCAGTCGAAGTGGTCTATCCGGTGCATCCGAATCCCAACGTCGTGCAAATGACAAACGAGATGCTGGGCGGCCTGCCCGGCGTACAATTGGTGCCGCCGCTTGACTATCCTCAATTCGTCGCGGCCATGAAGGCGGCGCATCTGATCCTCACCGACTCAGGCGGGGTACAGGAAGAAGCGCCCTCGCTCGGCAAACCGGTCCTGGTACTCCGTGACGAAACTGAACGGCCCGAAGGTGTCGCTGTGGGAACGGCCGCGCTGGTGGGCCCTCACCGCGAGCGCATCGTATCGAAAGCGATTGAGCTACTCGACAATTCAGCGTCTTATGAACTCATGGCGCGGGCGCACAATCCATTTGGAGACGGCCGGGCATCGGAGCGAATCGCGGACGCGCTGGAGAAATTTCTGGCGGGCAACCGGGCCTGA
- a CDS encoding glycosyltransferase family 4 protein, whose amino-acid sequence MARPLTILMQNRPDSLTHPGGDTVQMERTAAFLRDQGHRIDISLESAPDLRAYDLVHMFNLTRPLETHAQAVNAVRQRKPYLLSSVYWNLESAVPWSAYEFPRNYWRRFVPVSVRNAIHSARGRIRGVAATSGDAATLQAQIVRDAAFILPNSQAEKRHLLEQFPFLPHDRLVVVLNGIDPPESESSSQSESADDGASTGDARGAFVCAGAIGPRKNQLNLVRAFRELGDERLVIIGNPSPGSDRYLRAVQVASGAHVTMHNAVDHARMHAILRGAKALVQPSYIETPGLAAMEAAAMGVPIVVGDLPPVREYFGELGFYCNPNSTRSIAEACRAVLAAPRRGGQEFAARFEWRTVLRPLISVCAELADAV is encoded by the coding sequence GTGGCGCGACCACTCACCATCCTGATGCAGAATCGGCCTGATTCGCTGACACATCCCGGCGGCGACACCGTGCAAATGGAGCGCACCGCGGCCTTTCTTCGCGACCAGGGCCACCGTATTGACATCTCTCTGGAATCAGCTCCGGACCTGCGAGCTTATGATCTGGTACACATGTTCAATCTGACGCGGCCGCTGGAGACGCACGCGCAGGCAGTGAACGCCGTTCGACAGCGCAAGCCATATCTCCTCTCGTCGGTTTACTGGAATCTTGAGTCGGCCGTCCCGTGGAGTGCGTACGAATTTCCGCGGAATTACTGGCGCCGGTTCGTCCCGGTCTCGGTGCGAAATGCCATTCATTCGGCACGCGGCCGGATTCGAGGCGTTGCAGCAACCAGCGGCGACGCCGCGACGCTTCAGGCCCAAATCGTGCGCGACGCGGCATTTATTCTGCCGAATTCGCAAGCCGAGAAGCGGCATCTGCTCGAACAATTCCCTTTCCTGCCGCACGATCGGCTCGTGGTCGTGCTGAACGGCATCGATCCACCCGAATCGGAATCATCGAGTCAATCGGAATCGGCTGATGACGGGGCATCAACCGGCGACGCCCGCGGCGCATTCGTTTGCGCCGGCGCAATCGGCCCGCGAAAGAACCAGCTCAACCTCGTCCGGGCATTTCGCGAATTGGGCGATGAGAGACTGGTGATCATCGGCAATCCCTCGCCCGGCAGCGATCGATATCTGCGGGCCGTTCAAGTCGCGAGCGGCGCGCACGTCACCATGCACAACGCAGTCGACCATGCCCGTATGCACGCGATTTTGCGCGGAGCGAAAGCGCTCGTGCAGCCGTCCTACATCGAAACGCCCGGTCTTGCGGCAATGGAGGCGGCTGCGATGGGTGTGCCGATCGTGGTCGGAGATTTACCGCCTGTTCGAGAGTATTTCGGCGAACTGGGATTCTATTGCAATCCGAACTCGACGCGAAGCATCGCCGAGGCCTGTCGCGCCGTGCTAGCGGCGCCGCGGCGCGGCGGCCAGGAATTCGCGGCACGATTTGAGTGGCGGACGGTGCTGCGGCCGCTGATTTCCGTCTGCGCCGAACTCGCGGATGCAGTCTGA